A window from Citrus sinensis cultivar Valencia sweet orange chromosome 3, DVS_A1.0, whole genome shotgun sequence encodes these proteins:
- the LOC102624213 gene encoding TMV resistance protein N-like translates to MASSSCIYEVFLNFRGEDTRAIFTCHLYDALFKRKKIRTFIDDEELRRGDEISPALLNAIQGSKISVVIFSTDYASSKWCLYELVKILDCKNMNGQIIIPVFYGVSPSDVRHQTGIFGVGFGKLEQQFKEQPEMVRKWRDALTESSHLAGHESTKFSNDAQLLDKIVEDVLKKLEKLTVSTDSSNGLVGLNSRIEQIEPFLCMDSSDTVQIVGIWGMGGIGKTTLATAIFDQFSSEFEGRCFFSDVRRNSEIGVGLEHLQKQMLSTILSEKLELAGPNIPQFTKERVRRMKVLIVLDDVNKVGQLEGLIGGLDQYGPGSRIVVTTRDKRVLEKFGVEEEKIYGVNGLEFYEALEHFCNFAFKEKHCPEDFKRDSWRVVEYAHGNPLALKVLGSSLKRKSHWGNVLDDLNRICESDIHDIYDILKISFNELTRKEKSMFLDIACFLEGENKDFVTRILDDFGSHRLDVLVDKSLITVSYSRFQMHDVLQEMGREIVRQESEEEPGRRSRLWDPKEIRRVLKHNMISGKITRLYLGCSAIEEVPSSIECLTDLEVLDLMYCKRLKRISTRFCKLRSLVDLCLNGCLNLERFPEILEKMEHLKCINLDRTAITELPSSFENLTGLKGLSVSDCSKLDKLPDNIGNLESLHHMSAFGSAISQLPSSVADSNVLGILDFSRCKGLESFPRSLLGLSSLVALHIRNFAVMEIPQEIARLSSLIDLHIGGNNFQSLPASIKQLSQLSSLELNDCKMLQSLPELPLCLKYLHLRDCKMLQSLPALPLCLESLDLRDCNMLRSLPELPLCLQELDATNCNRLQSLAEIPSCLQELDASVLETLSKLSPDFRVWLPAFLLQPIYFGFINSLKLNGKANKKILADSQLRIRHMAIASLRLGYERAISEKISNELKGFLIVLPGSEIPDWFSNQSSGSSICIQLSPHSFCRNLIGFAFCAVLDPKKFHSCHCCNIYIPFQLDLEIKTLSETKHVAVGFSVRTDYMDSDHVILGFNPCLNAGFPDGCHYTTVSLKFFNKCYRMQKGHKIKRYGVCPVYANPSEIKANTFTLNFGTEVWKLDDLPSASGTAASEFDSSSDEGKLYSIDSSSDEGELYYSFDEEELEPSP, encoded by the exons ATGGCTTCCTCTTCTTGCATTTATGAAGTCTTCCTCAATTTTAGAGGGGAGGACACTCGTGCGATCTTTACTTGCCATCTCTATGATGCTttgtttaaaagaaagaaaatcagaacatttattgatgatgaagagcttAGGCGCGGAGATGAGATTTCACCTGCCCTTTTGAACGCAATCCAAGGTTCAAAAATTTCGGTGGTCATTTTCTCAACGGACTACGCTTCTTCAAAATGGTGCCTGTATGAACTTGTCAAGATTCTTGACTGCAAGAATATGAATGGCCAGATTATTATTCCGGTTTTCTATGGAGTAAGTCCATCCGATGTGCGGCATCAAACCGGGATTTTTGGGGTCGGCTTTGGTAAGCTTGAACAACAGTTCAAAGAGCAGCCAGAAATGGTTCGCAAGTGGAGGGATGCCCTTACAGAATCATCCCATCTAGCTGGCCATGAATCCACGAAATTCAG CAATGACGCGCAACTTCTGGACAAAATTGTCGAAGATGTTTTGAAGAAGTTGGAAAAACTAACAGTCTCAACGGACTCATCCAATGGCCTGGTTGGATTAAATTCACGAATTGAGCAGATTGAACCATTTCTGTGTATGGATTCGTCGGATACTGTCCAAATTGTTGGAATTTGGGGCATGGGTGGTATAGGCAAAACCACCCTCGCCACAGCTATTTTCGACCAATTCTCCAGTGAGTTTGAAGGTAGGTGCTTTTTCTCAGATGTTAGGAGAAATTCAGAAATAGGGGTTGGATTAGAACATCTACAAAAGCAAATGCTTTCAACAATATTAAGTGAAAAACTTGAATTAGCTGGTCCCAATATTCCACAATTTACGAAAGAGAGGGTCCGACGCATGAAGGTGTTGATCGTACTCGATGATGTGAATAAAGTTGGACAATTAGAGGGTTTGATTGGAGGGCTTGATCAATATGGTCCAGGAAGTAGAATTGTTGTAACCACTAGGGATAAACGAGTCCTCGAAAAATTTGGGGTGGAGGAGGAGAAAATATATGGGGTTAATGGATTGGAATTTTACGAGGCTTTGGAGCATTTTTGTAACTTCGCTTTTAAAGAAAAGCATTGTCCTGAAGATTTCAAACGTGACTCATGGAGGGTTGTAGAGTATGCCCATGGCAATCCATTAGCTCTTAAAGTGTTGGGTTCCTCCCTTAAGAGGAAAAGCCATTGGGGAAACGTATTGGATGACTTAAATCGGATTTGCGAATCTGATATTCATGatatttatgatatattaaaGATTAGTTTTAATGAATTAACACGCAAGGAGAAGAGTATGTTTCTAGATATTGCGTGTTTCCTTGAGGGAGAGAATAAAGATTTTGTGACAAGGATACTTGATGATTTTGGGTCTCACAGACTGGATGTCCTCGTGGACAAGTCACTCATAACAGTGTCATATAGCCGCTTCCAAATGCATGATGTATTGCAAGAAATGGGCCGGGAGATTGTTCGCCAAGAATCTGAGGAAGAGCCAGGCAGACGCAGTAGGTTGTGGGATCCTAAGGAAATCCGCCGCGTACTAAAGCATAATATG ATTTCTGGGAAAATTACACGGCTATACTTAGGCTGCTCTGCAATAGAAGAAGTTCCATCGTCAATAGAGTGCCTAACTGATCTTGAAGTGTTGGATTTGATGTATTGCAAACGGCTGAAGAGGATTTCAACTAGGTTTTGTAAATTGAGATCTTTGGTTGATCTTTGTCTTAATGGCTGCTTGAACCTTGAGCGTTTCCCAGAAATCTTGGAGAAAATGGAGCATTTAAAATGCATCAATTTAGACCGGACGGCAATTACAGAGCTGCCATCATCATTTGAAAATCTAACGGGGCTCAAAGGATTGTCCGTAAGTGATTGCTCTAAACTTGATAAGTTGCCGGATAACATTGGCAATTTGGAATCTTTGCATCACATGTCAGCATTTGGATCAGCTATTAGTCAACTACCATCCTCTGTTGCAGATTCAAACGTACTTGGAATTCTTGACTTCTCTCGCTGCAAAGGTTTGGAATCATTTCCTCGATCATTATTAGGTTTATCTTCTTTGGTAGCTCTACATATAAGGAACTTTGCTGTAATGGAAATTCCACAAGAGATTGCTCGTCTATCCTCACTGATAGACTTGCATATAGGTGGAAATAACTTTCAGAGTTTACCTGCAAGTATCAAGCAACTGTCGCAGCTGAGTTCTCTTGAATTGAATGATTGTAAGATGCTTCAGTCATTACCAGAACTTCCATTGTGCCTAAAATATCTTCACTTGAGGGATTGTAAGATGCTTCAGTCCTTACCAGCACTTCCATTGTGTCTAGAATCTCTTGACTTGAGGGATTGTAACATGCTTCGGTCATTACCAGAACTTCCATTGTGTCTACAAGAACTAGATGCAACGAACTGCAACCGGCTTCAATCTTTGGCAGAGATTCCGTCATGTCTACAAGAACTAGATGCATCCGTACTCGAAACGCTGTCCAAACTCTCTCCTGACTTTCGTGTATGGCTACCCGCATTTCTGTTACAACCAATTTATTTCGGGTTTATTAACAGCTTGAAACTGAATGGAAAAGCAAACAAGAAGATTTTGGCAGATTCACAACTAAGAATTCGGCATATGGCAATTGCATCACTGAGACTGGGCTATGAAAGAGCAATCAGCGAG AAAATTTCTAATGAACTGAAGGGATTCCTAATTGTTTTACCTGGGAGCGAAATTCCTGACTGGTTTAGTAATCAAAGTTCAGGATCTTCGATATGTATTCAACTGTCACCGCACTCTTTTTGCAGAAACTTAATCGGGTTTGCTTTTTGTGCTGTTCTTGATCCTAAGAAATTTCATTCTTGTCATTGCTGCAATATTTACATCCCCTTTCAACTCGACTTAGAAATAAAGACTCTCTCTGAAACCAAACATGTTGCTGTGGGTTTCAGTGTGCGCACTGACTACATGGATTCAGATCATGTCATACTTGGTTTTAATCCTTGCTTGAATGCTGGCTTTCCTGATGGTTGCCATTATACAACTGTCTCACTTAAGTTCTTCAATAAGTGTTACCGAATGCAAAAGGGTCACAAGATCAAACGTTACGGAGTATGTCCAGTATATGCAAATCCCAGCGAGATCAAAGCCAACACTTTTACTCTCAATTTTGGTACCGAAGTTTGGAAATTGGATGATTTGCCAAGCGCGAGTGGAACTGCTGCAAGTGAATTTGATTCAAGTTCTGATGAAGGGAAATTATATTCCATCGATTCGAGTTCTGATGAAGGGGAATTATATTACAGTTTTGATGAAGAGGAACTGGAACCGAGTCCCTAA